A genomic region of Miscanthus floridulus cultivar M001 chromosome 3, ASM1932011v1, whole genome shotgun sequence contains the following coding sequences:
- the LOC136544266 gene encoding protein FAR1-RELATED SEQUENCE 5-like — translation MEAPGPPPPCVCLVGPALPAPPSVAPTPLPVKHQGTVISAAPTRSSFGAAVLPHSRFIDGGGSKVYAPVLKKTRVMKKAGAVQPPRAPARSPAAPSMQASAQEAIDVVVMDDAQQLLEESPARVAAIPFWIPQIGMTFSSIDEAWKFGVTYGGRMGFDVRKCYTNTSTLDGLRNISKHQAIDIEVADDSGIAPKAAHEFLGRYVGGSANLGYTHHDHKNYLRTKRQREMLYGETGSLLKYFQDKVVENPSFQYAIQMNYEEQISNIFWVDAKMIVDYAHFGDVIAFDTTFGTNKEYRPFGMFIGFNQFRETVVFGAALMYDETIESFKWLFNAFLATHNQKQPQTIFTDQDIAMGKAVATVFTSAWHGLCTWHRSQNALKHLSSQNEDESEDEEESTILADFSSCMYEYEQEADFEEAFAAMRGKVRKSTWLDIIYMLKHKWAECYMLGVFSLGMRSTQLSESLNNALKGHLKSDLDIIRFLKRVEHVVQDKRDKELQAKFESTKKQPRIGMMAPILIQASMISS, via the exons ATGGAAGCTCCGGGACCGCCTCCGCCATGCGTGTGCCTCGTCGGACCTGCCTTGCCTGCTCCTCCATCTGTTGCCCCAACGCCTCTTCCCGTGAAGCATCAAGGCACCGTCATCTCTGCTGCCCCTACGCGTTCTAGTTTTGGAGCTGCTGTCCTCCCGCACTCTCGTTTCATTGATGGTGGAGGCAGCAAGGTGTATGCGCCGGTGCTAAAAAAGACGCGTGTGATGAAGAAAGCCGGCGCTGTGCAGCCTCCCCGAGCTCCTGCACGATCTCCAGCAGCACCAAGCATGCAGGCAAGTGCTCAAGAAGCTATTGATGTTGTTGTCATGGATGACGCCCAGCAGCTGCTCGAGGAATCGCCTGCAAG AGTTGCTGCAATTCCTTTTTGGATTCCACAAATTGGTATGACATTTAGCAGTATCGATGAAGCTTGGAAATTTGGGGTTACATATGGTGGTCGGATGGGTTTTGATGTTCGAAAATGTTACACAAACACGAGTACTCTTGATGGATTG AGAAACATTTCTAAGCACCAAGCTATTGATATTGAGGTGGCTGATGATTCCGGTATTGCACCTAAAGCGGCACATGAGTTTCTTGGTCGATATGTTGGTGGATCAGCTAACCTCGGGTACACCCATCATGATCATAAGAATTATCTGCGTACTAAACGTCAAAGAGAGATGTTGTATGGTGAGACAGGAAGTTTGCTAAAATATTTTCAAGATAAAGTTGTGGAGAATCCCTCAtttcaatatgcaatacaaatGAACTATGAAGAGCAGATATCCAATATATTTTGGGTTGATGCAAAGATGATTGTTGATTATGCTCACTTTGGCGATGTCATCGCATTTGACACTACCTTTGGAACCAACAAAGAATATAGACCATTTGGTATGTTCATAGGTTTCAATCAGTTTAGAGAGACCGTGGTTTTTGGTGCAGCTTTGATGTATGATGAGACTATTGAGTCATTCAAGTGGTTGTTCAATGCATTTCTAGCAACACATAATCAAAAGCAACCTCAAACCATTTTCACTGATCAGGACATTGCTATGGGAAAGGCAGTGGCTACAGTCTTCACCAGTGCATGGCATGGTTTATGTACTTGGCATAGATCACAAAATGCATTGAAGCACTTGAGTTCTCAGAATGAAGACGAGTCTGAGGATGAGGAAGAGTCAACCATCCTAGCAGATTTTAGTTCTTGCATGTATGAGTATGAACAAGAGGCAGATTTTGAAGAAGCATTTGCAGCTATGAGAGGAAAAGTTAGAAAATCAACTTGGCTGGACATCATTTACATGCTGAAACATAAGTGGGCTGAGTGCTACATGTTGGGGGTTTTTTCACTAGGAATGCGAAGTACACAACTGAGCGAGAGCTTGAATAATGCATTGAAAGGCCATTTGAAATCAGATCTTGACATTATTAGGTTCCTAAAGCGTGTGGAACATGTTGTTCAAGACAAGAGAGATAAGGAGTTACAAGCTAAATTTGAATCCACAAAGAAGCAACCAAGGATTGGGATGATGGCACCTATATTGATACAAGCAAGTATGATTTCAAGCTGA
- the LOC136546627 gene encoding putative alpha-L-fucosidase 1, whose product MASPLLCLAAAALAVVAVLVSTTEAWRATPPPLPVLPIPSAAQLKWQRREVIMFFHFGMNTFTDSEWGTGTEDPSLFRPAALNATQWMDAARAAGASLVILVAKHHDGFCLWPSEYTAHSVRASPWRGGRGDVVREFVDAARARGVDAGLYLSPWDRHDERYGEEVAYNEYYEAQLHELLTGYGSVSEIWFDGAKGKNATNMTYHFQEWFQTVKQLQGSINIFSDDGPDVRWVGDEKGYAGTTCWSTVNRSMITIGEAGIEKYLNEGDPRGRDWVPPECDVSIRTGWFWHKNETAKPLSQLLEIYYNSVGRNCVLLLNAPPNSTGLVEDADIARLREFGAAVATIFGTDLAAGSEARASSERGAGFAARNVLDGRDGTYWAPTAEDGRRNGYWIELRLRRPGPGAQAFNVVRIQEHVALGQRVERHAVYVDGAPVANGTTVGHKRLHRLPRPVAGTTVRVWIAARRGPPLLSAVGLHYDPFVAADTM is encoded by the exons ATGGCAAGCCCGTTGCTGTGCCTGGCCGCGGCGGCGCTGGCCGTAGTGGCCGTCCTCGTCTCCACGACAGAGGCGTGGcgcgcgacgccgccgccgctgccggtgcTGCCGATCCCGTCGGCGGCGCAGTTGAAGTGGCAGCGGCGCGAGGTGATCATGTTCTTCCACTTCGGCATGAACACCTTCACGGACTCGGAGTGGGGCACGGGGACGGAGGACCCGTCGCTGTTCCGCCCCGCGGCGCTCAACGCCACCCAGTGGATGGACGCGGCGCGGGCGGCGGGGGCCTCGCTCGTCATCCTCGTCGCCAAGCACCACGACGGGTTCTGCCTCTGGCCGTCCGAGTACACGGCCCACTCCGTGCGCGCCAGCCCCTGGCGCGGAGGCCGCGGCGACGTGGTCAGGGAGTTCGTGGACGCCGCCCGTGCGCGCGGCGTCGACGCCGGGCTCTACCTCTCACCGTGGGACCGCCACGACGAGCGGTACGGCGAGGAGGTCGCGTACAACGAGTACTACGAGGCCCAGCTCCACGAGCTCCTCACCGG GTACGGGAGCGTGTCGGAGATTTGGTTCGACGGCGCCAAGGGCAAGAACGCGACCAACATGACGTACCACTTCCAGGAGTGGTTCCAGACGGTGAAGCAGCTGCAGGGCTCCATCAACATCTTCTCCGACGACGGGCCCGACGTCCGGTGGGTCGGCGACGAGAAGGGCTACGCtggaaccacttgttggtccACCGTCAACCGCTCCATGATCACCATCGGCGAAGCCGGCATCGAGAA GTACCTGAACGAGGGCGACCCGCGGGGGCGAGACTGGGTGCCGCCGGAGTGCGACGTGTCGATCCGGACGGGCTGGTTCTGGCACAAGAACGAGACGGCCAAGCCGCTGAGCCAGCTGCTGGAGATCTACTACAACTCCGTGGGCCGGAACTGCGTGCTCCTGCTCAACGCGCCGCCCAACTCCACGGGCCTGGTCGAGGACGCCGACATCGCGCGGCTGCGCGAGTTCGGGGCCGCCGTGGCCACCATCTTCGGCACGGACCTCGCCGCGGGCAGCGAGGCCCGGGCCAGCAGCGAGCGCGGCGCCGGGTTCGCGGCGCGCAACGTGCTGGACGGCCGCGACGGCACGTACTGGGCGCCGACGGCCGAGGACGGGCGCCGGAACGGGTACTGGATCGAGCTGCGTCTGCGGCGGCCGGGGCCGGGCGCGCAGGCGTTCAACGTGGTGCGGATCCAGGAGCACGTGGCGCTGGGGCAGCGCGTGGAGCGGCACGCGGTGTACGTGGACGGCGCGCCCGTGGCCAACGGCACGACGGTGGGGCACAAGCGGCTGCACCGGCTGCCCCGCCCCGTCGCGGGCACGACGGTGCGGGTCTGGATCGCGGCGAGGCGTGGCCCGCCGCTGCTCTCGGCGGTGGGCCTCCACTACGACCCCTTCGTCGCGGCGGACACGATGTGA